One Melanotaenia boesemani isolate fMelBoe1 chromosome 8, fMelBoe1.pri, whole genome shotgun sequence DNA segment encodes these proteins:
- the elovl1a gene encoding elongation of very long chain fatty acids protein 1a yields the protein MLREAISSVVKFHGYLQSRTDARVRDYPLMQSPIQMTTILLSYIVFSSFIGPRLMANRKPFLLNRAMVIYNLCMVLLNAYIVYEFMMSGWATTYTWRCDLIDRTSSPQALRMIRVAWMFYFSKFIELLDTVFFVLRKKQSQITFLHVFHHSFMPWTWWWGVTLTPAGGMGSFHAMVNAGVHVIMYSYYGLSAAGPRFQKYLWWKKYMTAIQLTQFVLVSVHISQYYFMDKCDYQVPLWIHLIWMYGVLFFLLFSHFWVQAYMKGNRFPLKDHKSKQNGSTSESVAVVANGKHHENGYTHENTNGKIILGKVKKV from the exons TTGTAAAATTCCATGGTTATCTACAATCTAGAACTG ATGCCAGAGTGAGAGACTACCCTCTGATGCAGAGCCCCATCCAAATGACCACCATCCTGTTGAGCTACAttgtgttttcatcatttattgGACCTCGCCTGATGGCAAACCGCAAACCATTTCTCCTCAACAGAGCCATGGTCATCTACAACCTTTGCATGGTCCTACTGAATGCCTACATTGTTTATGAG tTCATGATGTCTGGATGGGCTACCACCTACACATGGAGATGTGACCTCATTGATCGCACCAGCAGCCCACAGGCTCTTAGG ATGATTCGAGTGGcttggatgttttatttctcaaaaTTCATTGAACTTCTTGATACG GTATTCTTTGTGCTGAGAAAGAAGCAAAGTCAGATCACATTTCTCCATGTCTTTCATCACTCCTTCATGCCCTGGACATGGTGGTGGGGCGTCACCCTGACACCTG CTGGTGGAATGGGCTCCTTTCATGCTATGGTGAACGCAGGAGTGCATGTTATCATGTACTCCTACTACGGGCTCTCAGCTGCAGGACCTCGCTTCCAGAAGTATCTGTGGTGGAAGAAGTACATGACTGCCATCCAGctt ACACAGTTTGTTTTGGTCTCCGTTCACATCAGCCAGTACTACTTCATGGACAAGTGTGACTATCAAGTCCCCTTATGGATCCACCTGATTTGGATGTACGGTGTCttattcttcctcctcttctcccaCTTTTGGGTCCAGGCCTACATGAAGGGAAACCGGTTTCCTCTCAAAGACCATAAGTCAAAACAAAATGGCTCAACCAGTGAATCTGTTGCTGTGGTAGCAAATGGTAAACACCATGAAAATGGATACACTCATGAAAATACAAATGGCAAAATCATCTTGGGCAAAGTGAAGAAAGTCTAA
- the cdc20 gene encoding cell division cycle protein 20 homolog: protein MAQFGFENDIHNILKLDMPITNAPMARWQRKASSSNTSALSGLSPGKSTNVSLNSLKTPNKTPGKNKKTPLKMGGDRFIPTRNSKQMDVANFLLAKENEPVDLNTPGQSESQKAWSVSLNGYNIEDAKILHLGGKPLNAPEGYQNNLKVLYSQGTTPASLKKTRYISSTPDRILDAPDLRNDFYLNLLDWSSRNVLAVALHNSVYLWDATQGDIILLMKMEREEDFICSLSWTKDGSYLAVGTSDYKVQLWDVENQKRLRSMASHTTRIGSLSWNDHILSSGSRSGHIHHHDVRVADHHISTLTAHSQEVCGLKWSPDGRYLASGGNDNMVCLWPRVQEGSASNDSQLVRCWSEHQGAVKALAWCPWQSNILASGGGTSDRHIRIWNVNSGACISSLDTQSQISSLVFAPNYKELVSAHGYAHNNVVIWKYPSLTKVAELNGHEDRVLSLILSPDNSTVATVAGDETIRLWKSFEMDPVKKAKERMVKSTSSVIHQSIR, encoded by the exons ATGGCACAGTTTGGGTTTGAGAACGACATCCACAATATTTTGAAGCTGGACATGCCAATCACAAACGCTCCTATGGCAAGGTGGCAAAGAAAGGCTAGCTCATCCAACACATCCGCCCTGAGCGGTTTGTCGCCTGGAAAATCAACTAATGTTTCGCTGAATTCATTAAAAACGCCAAATAAAACACCAG gcaaaaataagaaaacGCCATTGAAGATGGGTGGCGATCGCTTTATTCCTACTagaaacagcaaacaaatgGATGTGGCTAATTTTCTGCTTGCAAAGGAGAATGAACCAGTTGACTTAAACACACCAGGGCAATCG GAAAGCCAAAAAGCTTGGTCAGTATCACTAAATGGATATAACATTGAAGACGCAAAGATTCTCCACCTTGGAGGGAAGCCACTGAATGCTCCAGAAG GTTATCAAAACAACTTGAAAGTCCTCTACAGTCAGGGTACAACCCCTGCCTCTCTGAAAAAGACCAGATACATTTCTTCCACTCCTGACAGAATCTTGGACGCCCCTGATCTTCGAAATGATTTCT ATTTAAATCTGCTTGACTGGAGCAGCCGAAATGTTCTTGCTGTGGCACTTCACAACAGTGTGTACCTGTGGGATGCCACTCAAGGAGATATCATTCTCCTCATGAAGATGGAGCGTGAGGAGGACTTTATCTGCTCACTGTCCTGGACAAAGGATGGAAGCTATCTGGCTGTTGGTACCAGTGACTACAAAGTTCAG TTGTGGGATGTGGAAAATCAGAAGCGCTTGCGCAGCATGGCTAGCCACACAACTAGAATTGGTAGTCTGAGTTGGAATGACCATATTCTTTCCAG TGGCTCCAGATCAGGACACATCCATCACCATGATGTGAGGGTAGCAGACCATCACATCTCTACACTTACTGCTCACTCACAAGAAGTGTGTGGCCTTAAGTGGTCCCCTGATGGGAGATACCTGGCTAGCGGAGGGAACGACAACATGGTGTGTTTATGGCCTCGTGTACAGGAAGGTAGTGCCAGCAATGACAGCCAGTTGGTCCGCTGCTGGAGCGAACATCAGGGAGCGGTCAAG GCTTTAGCCTGGTGTCCGTGGCAGTCAAATATCCTTGCGTCTGGAGGAGGCACCAGTGATCGCCACATCCGCATCTGGAATGTAAACAGTGGCGCTTGCATCAGTTCACTTGACACTCAGTCACAG ATTTCATCACTAGTATTTGCACCCAACTATAAGGAGCTGGTGTCTGCCCATGGATATGCCCACAACAATGTTGTCATCTGGAAGTACCCCTCTCTGACCAAAGTTGCAGAGCTTAATG GACACGAGGACAGAGTTCTCAGTTTGATCCTGAGCCCAGACAACTCTACTGTTGCGACCGTTGCCGGAGATGAAACCATTCGTCTGTGGAAGAGCTTTGAAATGGATCCTGTTAAGAAGGCTAAAGAGAGGATGGTCAAATCAACTAGCAGTGTAATTCATCAGTCTATCAGATAA